A window of Cheilinus undulatus linkage group 23, ASM1832078v1, whole genome shotgun sequence genomic DNA:
CAAGAAGTGTTTACCAGAGATAAAAACCTACGATTTACTCTCTCCTCTGTCCACACATctggaacaacacaaacaacattttCTGTTACAATCACACACACTCCTACTcagtcagtacatttacatgctcAGTAAAGTCAAGCTATTAGGATAGCTACTGGACTACACTGATTTAACTAAACTGCTGTCACCCCTGTATAGAAGTATGAAGGTGTACAGGAACACTaatccattatttttttaaaaacacacaacattTTTGATCTTATAAAGTTGGGAATTTTGGAGGAACCTAACTCAgaattttgagtaaatttacAGGACATTATAAAGTCGAAAATTCATGAGAAATGAAACCCAAAACACTTGTTGGATCAGAGTCGTCTTCTAGATACAGCCATCATGTTTTCTTCTAAATAGCCCCAGTTTACAGCCATGCCTCTTTAAATTAGATGCTTATGAGTTTAATTTAACTGGGCTGTCAACTGCAGAACTTGTCGAAGGCAAATGGCTCCATCTGGCATGATTCTCCTCTATGCAATTGGATATTTGTGACAAACCTGggatgccagatagactgtttcttATATCCATtgtatggatatatttcacattcattttgaaaaactcCCATAcaaaatgtttgggaagggcGGGGCTTCACAAAAAATTCTAGGAAGGTTATTGGACGGATGatctgtccatcacattcattatggaccaatcagagcaacaagtcagaatgaggtagtaggcatgtgcaACTACAGCAGTACCTGAGCTTGACAGGACAATAGCTTGTGAACAGatgagcttgttggtggataaaactcatgcctaGGCCAGTAgggatgtgcaaaaacatcttctccaccGAGAGaagctttcggtgtggctctttgctcttgtttttataaagaaatgtggcccactTCTGAAAAACCTGCTACtgtactacagctacatccacgCTAGTCGCTACACCGGCGGCAGTCATTATATATACctgcttccagtacaactaaacccggCCAGTAAATATCGCAAACTCATGCAGAagcaggttgggagaagagcgataaacatcttttctgtcatgaaaagctttcagtgctgttctttggtcTTTAATTCAGatagaaatgtggtccagttctgattaaactggggCTACACTATAGATACGTCCGAGCGAATcgctacactggcagcagccattactaATGGCTTCCAGCACTACGAAACTCATAGCTCCATAGCTATAGTCTGATACTCCTcgaatgatgctgattggtccagtttgttctcagacctggcacagttgtttcagactggagctttgcaggatggattagCCGGATGACGGAcgtggaatctggacaatccatctgctttgcaaggtcaaaAATTCCAAGTAATGGTTCTTGTACATTTACGAGTTTTAAAAGTTGGAAATTTCAATTTTATCTTGCATAAGTTTACAACTTTTACACCAAAAACATGTCaagttttttgtttgaaaatgaatgcatcCTCTCtatctttttaattatttttagaGAAGCCCCGATATACCATCGTATACAAGCACCAGGGGAAAATCTAGTACAGGAAAAATATCTAGGCTCTAGGAACTACGCGGTGCAAAATCGATCCGGCCTACTTGATGGCCAtgtctggcccatgtatttgaaacacaagcaCATGACCTAGTTAGATTTGATTAGATTTCTTTATTGTCATGGTACAAAACATACAATGGGATTCTGAAATTTTCTTCTGGTTGACCTTGCTTACAAGTTAGCAAACAGCTACCCAGTGATGTGTTTAACAGCTAAAATATGGGCGGTACACAGAAGGTCTGTACATTTCACACGTGCCCTATGCTCTACATTTATCAGCATAAACGTATTGCATGTCATCCCTCTAGTTTACAGAGATATCCGTGACTTGTGGCATGTTTTGCTTAGCATGTACACATTTCTTCTCTCAGTCAAAGCCAAGCAGAGAGGCTGCAGGGCATGCATAGAATACCCAGTCTAATTTAGGTCTGATTGAGGTGTATATATACAAGAGTTAGTCTATCTTCAACCACATGATGTAGGTGTTAGccccactttaaaaaactcaattTCAATCAGACTGGCATGTTTagaaagtccagttttagttcattttgatatttctaactgcatgtaaacatactgagtgAAACTATTAAATCAGTATAACTGTAATAATTTAGAAAATAGAACAGTTCTACGTACCTGGCACCTCCTACTGGTGACCTCCGGCCTGGGTCCAGGGGACTTGGCTCCTCCCCGAGAGAGTGACTGTCTTTGTTGAGCAACTGCAGTCGGTTAGCAAGATCCAGTCCAGACCCTGCCCTACCACTCAGCTCCAGTGCTGACGCCGACCTGTTTGTCAGGTCTACAGCTGAACCAGATCCCTGACCTCCCAGTGCAGCTGGACGGCCTCCCCCTTCCTCTGGGCTGAGACCTCGTCGCTCATCCCCGCGGTCATCCCCACCGCCCCACAGCTTGGACCTCCTCTGGAACAGATAGCGCGGCTGACGGCCACCGCCACTGGTCGGGGAGGAacagaggggggaggagggggatgaGGAGGATGCAGCCGATGGGAGGAGCTCACTGTCCGAAGATTGCTTCAGCAGTGGGTCCCGTAGTGCAGAGCGGCCTCGGCCTATAGGGGAGCGAAGGCGTGGCTTGAGAGCTATTGGGGAGGTGGCAGGAGAGGAAGGGGAAGGTTGTGCAGCAGGAGGGGAGGTCGGGGAGGTTGGAGCTGGAGGGGAGGCCAAGGTTATGGAGGGTGGGAGCGAGCTAGGGGAGGTGCTTTCAAGGAGCcgctcctctcctccctcctcatcATCTACTCGTCTAACCAGGGAGTCTGCACCCTCTCCTCCGCCTCCCTCCACTCCCCGTCGTGTAAATAAGGTGAGAGAGGATGGTGGAGGGGCGGGAGAAGTGGCAAAGGCTGGGGGTGGTGTTACTAAGCCAATTCTGCGGAGTTCCTCCCTTGTCTCCTCGTCGCTGGACGACAGTAATGCTGGAGGAAGAGTAACCGTGTAAGCCCCGCCGTCCTCCTCTGAGCTTCCCACCGTGAGACTGCGCCGCCGGTCAATCAGAGAAGGGTGAGTCTCGTTTGCCAGGGTTGGCAAGGGTGTGGGTCTCCAGCGCTCAGGAGAGGGACCAGCAGGTGAAGTCACTCCTCCCTCTGTTTCTGGACGCTCCACTTGTCCATCAGGGAATAAAGGCGGAGTTATACGTTTATGCCTCAGCTCTGGACTAGTCTGGGGAGTGGTGCGCTTGGTTCGCTGCTCAGGGCTTGTCTGAGGGGTGGTACGCTTGGATCTTGGCTCAGGGCTGCTCTGTGGGGTGGGGATAGGGGTGCGCTTGTGTCTACCCTCTGGACTTGCAGCTGGGGTGGGAATTGGTGTGGTGGAGGCAGAAACATGTTTGAGTCGAGGCTCTGGGCTTGGGGTGCGAGCAGTGAGGGCTCGTTCTCTCGCAGCAAGAGCCAGGGCGAGTGGAGATGAAGGGTCTgaagagaaaggagaaaacaaTGTGGGAATTTGGGGTGAAgtatgttcatgtttcatttgtttaaaaaattcagGCACTGCTCTTGAGTTGATTTTCCAACATCTTGTAGGAGGTGTACATTACCTGTAGTGATTTCACATCATCTACTGCCCCTCTAAACAATGCAGAGCTACAAAGTCCTACCAGGGTTCTTCTTCTATTCTGAAGGGCAACTAAAGGCAGTGTTCCATAGTACTTCAATGCTGTGTCCTAGTACTCCTCCTACTTTGTGAATTAAGTCAAGGTAGGGTCCTAGGTTCTATTATTTTGTGGAGTAAACCAAGGGTGTGTCATAACGTCTCTTCCAGGCAATGTCCTGGCTTCTGATCTATTTTTAGGGGTACCCCAAGGCTGTGTTCTAGCTCCTCCTCCACTCGCTAAGTACCTCAAGACTATGTCCTAAGAACTGCTATTTCGTGGAGTACCTCAAGACTGTGGCCAAGATACTACTTTTTCATGAAGTACCTCGAGATTGTGTCCTAGGTCATACTATTTTGTGGAGTATCTCAAGGGTATGTCCTGGCTCCTCTCCTATTTTGTGGATTACCTCAAGCTTGTGTTCTTGATCTGACTAATTTGTGGAGTACCTCAAGGCATGCTCTTGCTTCTCTTCTTTTTGTGGAGAGCCCCAAGACTGTGTCCAGCTCATCTCCTATTGTGTGGAGTATCTCAAAGCTTTGTACAaggcctttttttaatttttaggaGTACCTCAAGGCTGTGTCCTAGTTCTCTTCTGTTTTGTGATGTACTGTGTGACTGTGTCCTGATTCCTCTCATTATGTGGAGTACTTCAAGGCTGTGTTCTAGCGTATCCTCTATTTTGAACAGCAAGGGAATGTCCTCTTCTTTTGTTATGAAGTCCCTCAAGATTGTGTCAAAACCCCTCCTCAAATCATTAGTACCTTAAGATTATGTCCTATAAtgctcctttattttgtggTATACCTCAAGGCTCTGTCATAGCCCTTCTTCTATTATACTAAGTACctcaagtttttttctttttgttgttgagcACATTAAGGGTATGTCCTTGCTTTTTGTCGACTCAGGGGAGTACCCCAAGGCTTTGGTCTAGTTCCTCCTCTATTTTGTTGAGTACCTAAAGGGTATGACCCTGCCCCGCTTCAATTTTATGGAGTTCTACAGAGTGCCTCCTAGCTTCTCTTCTGTTTTGTGAAGTACTGCAAGGCTGTGTCCTAGCTCTCCCTTTACTTTGTGTAGTACCTCAAGGCTGTGTAGTAGCTCCACTGCCATTTGGTGGAATACCTTAAGGCAGTGTCCTAGGTCCTCTCCTGTTTCTCGGAATAACTAACAGCTCTGCACAggcttccttttcttttttgtggaGTACCTCAAGGCCATGTTCAAGATCTTCCTTCAACTGGAGATGTAATACAAGACCCTAACCTTAGTCATCCTATACTGTAAGGAACTGTTATATTATATTGCAATGTTAATCAATGCTTAATCATAGGTACTCAGTTGTGTGGTGTTACTCAGGGCTTGTACAAGACCCTCCTCCAGTTGCTGGTGTTCCTGGAGGCTATGCCATTGTCCTGTCCCTGGAGTACCTCAGGCACCACTCACTTTTGGTCCAGATGCCCTTTAGGGAGAGAGCTAACCTTCTGTCCTAAGCAAGTATTGCAATAATTTACATTCAGTACACTATTTTTTGGAGTTCCTTAGGGTTCTGTCCCGGCTCCTCTCTGGGTTGATGACCAAAGGACTCCGTCAGAAGAAGCCCATCCCTTAGAAGAGTTTCTTCATATTGTGTCAGGCACCGAGTGCCTTTTTATTTTGTGGTCTTCCAGGCCCCATCCTGGGTCTTCTTCGTATTTGTTTCTAAGCATGGTCCAAGGTCTTCCTCTGTTTTTGGAGTATTTCAATGTTTTACACAttcaaaaaatgtctttcatttctatgcagatgagaccaaactttACATGCCAACTCAAGGACcacaaaaaataatttgctaAAACAATCAACCTGACACTCTTagacaataaaaaagagaaatatggTTCTTACAAATTGCTAACCCAAGGTGGGAAATTAACTCACCTGGGACACCTTGGTGGAATAATGGCCTGAAGAGGTTCAACAAAGAGGTTTAATGATGTTGGTACCTCTTGGCCCAGGAACAATAGTACAGGGATTATCTGTAATTCCAACTTACTTACCCATCGACCAACTTTAGATTTAAACAGAAGTTATGCCTGAATCTTTCCCGAATCTTCCCAGAACTTGTTACCAACTTAAAAAGTATATCGACAATATCACAATAGATGGGGGGCTGCCAGACTGACCTAAAGGTTTCCCTGTCAGCGGATGGAGGAAGGTGTGAGGCGTTGGTGAGGGTGACAGGACCGGAGCTGGTGGGGGAAGCTCTCCAAGGTCGTCCATCGAGTGGCTCTGAGTCAAGAGAGGCGGAACCTGGTTTTCTGACCCAGAACCCTCCACAGACAGGAAGAGAGATGACCTGCGGCCCTGAACCCGAGCACGCTCCGACAGGACCTGCTGCTGGTACAGCTCCGCCCTACTTGGGGCTCCGGGGATTTCTAATTTTGAGGAATCGTGATCTTTCATTCCCAGTCCTGGAGAAAAAACATAAGGAGTTAGAGGAATAGAAGGAAAACAGCCTGTATGATTGAAATTACTTTCACAAGTATGGTAGGTTTTTGAAACCAAAGAGGATTCTAACCCTGCTCCTCAACAGGAAGCTGCTTCAACAAAGGTGACTTCCTCCTCTGTGGCTTTGACGGCGGAGCTTGCTGTCCAACATTAGCGTAAGGGTTTTCTATTGGCCGTCCCCGGCGGCGTGACAGTGGTGAGTGGCCAAGGGCGGGGCTAGTACTGTGAAGGGACAGGGTAGAGGTGTGCGTGGCAGTGTGAAGCGTGTGCGTGGCGGTGTGCGTGGCAGTGTGCAGCGTGTGCGTGGAGCCGTGTGCGTCAGTTTGTAACTGCGGCGGCATATCTTGCAGGATGATCATCGACCTCGCCTTCCTCTGTCGCTCGGCATGGGCGTGGCTCCTCGGTGGGGTATCAGAGATGTCCTGGAGCCTTGGCTCGGCCCCCGGCTTGAAGCTGGAGCGGGTCAGCCCATCACCTCTGgctgggggaggaggggggaggaaagATGGTGGAGGGCCAGAGTCAAGGAGGaagatggaggaggtggaggaggcagaaggaggaggaggtggagctgtttgaggaggaggggggatgaAGCTGTCCGTCAGCGAGGAGCTCCGTGGAAATCGACTTTCGTTGATTAGAGCCGTGATCCTGTCGTCTTCAGGTGTGCCTGTGGGGTaattatttatgcagtcacatatttacattctgtttctgtttaacTGACATTAATTTGTGGAAGTCttactttcactttgacatttattaTTTGAATAACCAGATCCGTTGGAGTCTTACCAAAGCTTTTAGTTCTGGACATTCCCCTGGGTAAAGCCATTGTGCTCTTCTCTGGAGCTGAAGGAGGCACGAGACCCTGACGCtcaaacaaagactgaaaaaaaaagaagaaccatcAGATGTCTGAGAGGCATTACCTTACAACACAGTATTAAAGCTTTTAACAGTCTGTCTCACATTGATCTCAGCCTGTGTGATCCTGCGGCTTGTCGGTCTCTGTTTCACCGTTGCTGCTCTGAAGTCGTCCGTCGGGCGGGCCCTCAGAACGACCTCCTGCTGCCCCCCGGCTAACATCTCGTCCAGCTTCTCTGTAAGGAGGagacacagtaaaaaaaaacaacgtaAAGAAAAGTATGATCAGTGCAGGAGCACAAACTCAAGGCTGCACAGCATGACCACAACAGCAACATGACCAACTGTAAGTACACCATGGCAACAATACGACATCAGTTAGCAGGGCCGTAGCAACACTGAAGTCTGCAGATGGAGAGTATAAAGGTGCTGATTGTTTGCATTTATGTCTATGAAGTACAAATAAAGGAGCCCAATTCATTCTAGTTGGAGCCCTACCAACTCAAAGTCCAAGCATTTTAGCTTGAAAATGGCAAGATTTTATGGATTGTTTTCCGAATTCAGGTGTAATAAGAGTAAATTTAACTTTCTTAAAGGATCTGAAGGTGGTTTCAGGGCCAACAGCACAAACATGGACCCCTTTATTTAAAGGATTAAGCCTCAGAGTTatagtacatttacatgcacagttaagtcAAGTTATGGTTAAAGCATGTCAAGGTCAACCCTTGTACTAGTACATGAGCTGCCAATTTATTGATAAAAGTTTGTTGTATGCACTACAAAAAcctcacaacaaaaacacaacttttaaGTTCTGCACATATTTGATGTATTCTGCACTTTAAATGGTGCAAATGGGATGAATGTTCTTCAGCTAGCTTATAGTGATATCAACAGCCAGACAACAAGGTGACTTTTGCAATGCTATACACTTTTGCTGTTCAACTTCACGGTAAAAGCCTGATGCAGAGATGGCAGAGCATGCTCTAAATACCTTGCCCAGCCTCGATTCTATTGTGGTACACACATGCAAGAGAGGAACAATCTCCTACTGCATCATCTACAGTAGGTGTATTAGCACGACTTTGAGAAATTCAGTTTAGTACTATTTCCATTCAGAAGACTTGGACTCACGCATGAGgcgatgggtttgctgagcaagacagtgcgGTGTTcccggtatctgagcatgcagacaaaagtccAAGTCTTTTTGTCCTGGTTCCCCAGGTTAATTATACTTTTCTGAGCCTAGATGTCAACTGGTTTCCAGAGGCGCCAGTGGGACTCCTTTGCGACGACTTCTCTTCGGCGCATCTTTGAGTATCACTGGCAAAACCGTGCGTCTATGCTAACAATATATCAGGAGAGCGAGGGAAGGGTGCCTGATAAAGTaacagcagctgtgcttttacaggTACCTGGCGTGCTTTCCCatgcctgatccagctcaccacatactcgatgcccaggacccagtgggctggtccagatgccggGATGATGGCGTGCCTCATGGAGGAAGCAGCTtggaagatacctggagagatgggggcATGACCTTGGCACAGACCggacgatggccatcaggaggccagagcagtataGCACCAAGGTTGACGTGGTGAGATGCCAAACTGATGACGCACCATGACCACTATTCAACAAGACTGTAATTTCAGAGtctttcatccattttccatCTAGTTTGACACTCTTACCTGCCATCTATGACGTGTGTTGTGTGTTCTGGAGCTGGCCAATACGAATGAATTTGCTCCCTATCTCTGGATCGTCATGCACCAGAGTGACATCATAGAATTCCCTACACCTAATCTTTGTTTTCCCACCGAGATCTTCTGTTTACATAATGCAAAGCTAGCACGGCTACCTGGGCATTTTTTACATGTTCTCACATTTATAGTTGACATTCTATTTTAACAATATTCAGTCCATATGAACCTGGTGGAGCCAGGTCCAGTTCCATGGTGgtgcttgttggtggataaatcTCATGCCGAGGGCTGCCAggggaagtgcaaaaacatcttctccaccaagaaaagATTTTAGCAGGTTCTTAGCTCactatttaataaagaaatggggTTTAGTTCTGACAAAATTGCAGCTGTACTTCAAGTTGGAGCTACACAGAAGGTGATTGGCCCAGTTCAGATATAACTGccgctatactacagctacatctgtgCTAATTGCtaaacaggctgcagccattgctatcggcttctggtacaactaaaccccgcccatagctaccgcctcaaatgacactgattggtctgatcATATCTGGCACAtatgtttcagattggagctttgtaagattGATTTGTCTGATgacggacatggaatctggacaatccatctgctttgcaaggttaaccccATGGTACCCAGAAAGGGTTGCACTGCCCCTTAAAATCTATTGTTAGGACACCTCACAACCTCCCAGCAGAGAGTCTGGTATGTTTGAGTTTCCTTGCTGTCTTCTACGATTTGTTCTGTGACAGAGCAGGAcgaactgaaagaaaaaaatgttggcagGAAATAGCAGAGCAGTTCAGCAACCTGATGAGTAACTACCCTTAACATTAGTATCAAATTAGCATGGCATTCATCATAATATTTTAATAGACAAATTCAGAACAGTCTCTTCTTTCCAGGTGGAGTCTAGCCCCTCCCCTCTTCTTCCATCATCACACTGATCGAAAAAATTGTACCACCGTGTAGTCTACCATATTTGCCGGTCAAGTCATGGCACAGATTGGCTTCCTCTGGCATAGCAAACATcttaacagacaaaaacatccTGCAAGCTGACCTCGGCTTAACACAATAGATTGACTTCCTCTACCTGCATGTTTTATGTACTATAATCAGAGAAATATCTCCGGTTAATCCTCCATCACTCATGTTCAGTGTCGCCAGCTACAGCCCCGGCTGTTACATCAATGCAACACAACTTACACCACTTAAAAAACATCATGACATCACTAAAACATCATGACATCACTACGACATCATGCCACGGGGCAAGCTTATTGGTCGCCGCAGTTTGacatcacatttaaaatgcCAGTAGTAACATCATCGACCATCAGCATGTTGTGACTCACCGATGCGTCTCCTCCTGGCTGCAGACAAAGCAAAGGTCAACAACACACACTCCTACAGTTTGACTATACACTGCtctatgtgtgcatgtttgtttgctttACCTATCTCCTCCAGGTCAGCGGTCATGGACTTGGATCGAAGTGTCAGCGAGGTGCTGGGAGCTCGTTTCGGTGGAGGAGGGGCTACAAGACAAGAGCCAATCAGATCACAGATCTAAAGTGAGCACAGATTAAATTTATGACTCTGGCCTTCTTATTTTGTTGATTATAACAAACAATATAAGTCAATCAGATAAATCAATCATACATAGAACAAGCtacagttccaaaaaagttgggatgtcatggaaaatgtgaataaaagcaacacaaagtgatttgcatttcattttcaaccCAAATCAATTAAATACAGCATAAAGCTAAGATATTTAATTCTAACtcacatttttttggaaatacaTGCACATTCTGAATTTCATGCTTGCGACACATCCCAAATAGTTAGGACAGGGGCAAGGACAGGCTGAAAAGTGGTGGAATCCTcaaaaaaatgccagaaaattCCCAATGGTAAGACTGTAATCAATGCAAAGTTCAaaaacaagcctttgtgttggtgtgtgggtgtattagtgcccatagCATGGGTCACTtccacatctgtgaaggcagcaTTAACACTGAGTGGTAGAAACAAGTTTTGAAGCAacatgcttccatccagacaacatcttaTGCCGGGATGTCCCTACTTATTTCAGCGAGACAATGCCAAGTCACAGCCTTCTTTGAAGTCGTCGTGGTGTGGACCCACCTGTCAGCACCTGCTTCATCTATTAACATCATCCTTACTTCTATAATCATCACTGGCTCTGTTAATTTGAATCTAAAAACAATACTACTTTACTGCTATAATTATTAATATTGCATCGTTCTGCTTTCTATCAGTAATAACTGATATTACTAATTCTTCAAAATGGGAGATAAGTTCATGGCCATaaatttgttttgaatctgttgtttctcttgtccctctcctcttcctgcttttctccaCCCCAACCCCTCCTTCTTCCCCTGTCCAGCCCCAGCGCAGCTCCAGTGAGGTCTGGTCTGCTCGACAGTCCTGCCCCTTAAGGAGCTAAATACTGCTCATGCTGTGCTCATgatgattaatgctggtctttattaCTGTAGGCCACATCGGAGAGTGCTTTCTATATATCTATGCAAACACAgactgattggttgattgactGCTCCTGccgagttacaacagcatggcttcactgtGAAAGAGGGCGGGGccttgactggcctgcatgcaatCCATACCTGTCTCCCACTGAAAATGtacagagcagtgttaattttggcagctgtttttaattttagtcttagttttagtctttaaatgaaatgaattttagttttagtcccattttagtcatttttaccctttttagttttagtctagttttagtccataaaaagtcctcacattttagtctttacttttagtccaagcatttattttcttgccaaaatctggtaccaaatcatgttagtgtgttctctgcaccctgccaaacctgaggtccctgctttctacagctgagaggtagaatagatacagatgcattgtattttacagatttacccacagtggagaaatatcatggattttgcgtgtctgacgaaaactacattacatttaagtctagctttagccatttttacaaaaattaaacttagtttttgtcagtttcagtcatcacagatctacttttgttagtcttagtctagtttttgtcatggaaaaaaaggctgtcgatgaatattttcagtcatagttttagttgacgaaattaacactggtacaGAGCGTTATGAAGcacaaaatacaacagaaaCCCTCAGCCATTGAGCAAATAAAGATTtacatcaagcaagaatgggaaGGAATTCAACTTTCTGTACTTCAACGATAAGTGTCGGCCTCCAGAGTGTTGCTGGGAAAAATGTGATATAATGCAGTGATAAGAATGcagtccaaacttttttggataACATCACATTTGGAATGCTGTACATCTCCAAAAACAATACAGACTATCAGATTTATCTCTGAATATCTTTTATTGAATAAAGGctgaaaatattcagtttttattcatatattacacactgtcccaacttttttagaaccacggtttctttattttgtgggttttagtttaagtcaataCTAACAATGCACAGACTAAGGACATCATTGATGGTATTGATAATAAATGATGATTATATAATGACATTTATTAAGCAGTGGAAGTAAGCAGTCGCCTCttcttgtcatgttttgttattgttttggttgagagccccctggtggttaAAACTGCATACCACATTTGATTTTTGGTAACACAGAAGTATGttatcatgacttttaaaaatccatgTTCCCTGTTGGCATTGAATGTAGTACATTAAAATAGACTGATGTTCTCTACCTTTCTTTCTGATCAGGTTGGTTTCAGATTTTCTTGAAACGGAGACGACCTTCATCAGCAGACGACTTCCTCCCTGACGGATCAGAGAGACGACCTGCCGGTGACCCACCTTCACCACGTCGGCTCCGTTCACCTgcggagagagagacaggaagacaGAGAGGTGATATCAGATGATGAGAGGTGGatttttaaagacacaaaaaatgcCTCAACTTCAATAATGCAACACAACAAAGTCAGGACTTTACCTCTATGAGGAAGTCTCCAGTCCTGAGCCCTGCCCTCCAGGCCACACCCCCTTGGTCTACTGACTCCAGATATTGCAGGGCGGGAAACGCAGGTGTCGGGGCGAACTCCTCGATTGGGGTCTCAGCTagaaacaaatacacacaagaAAACAACGGCT
This region includes:
- the shank3b gene encoding SH3 and multiple ankyrin repeat domains protein 3 isoform X1 codes for the protein MPLSPAADTKHDRQRQQAVTNGNPTGSAVARDDDGDDTPSGTSIVVRIGIPDLQQTKCLRLDPELPVWTSKQKVLVTLTQSLSDVLNYGLFQPAFNGRAGKFLDEERLLKEYPLPPITPIPYLEFRYKRRVYTQSYVDDKQLAKLHTKANLKRFMEHVHQKNVEKVSKWLEKGLDPNFHDSDSGECPLTLAVQLEESCDLIKVLRNGGAHLDFRTRDGITALHRAVLCRNSTSLTTLLDLGASPDYKDSRGLTPLYHSAIVGGAPYCCELLLQDHATIGMTDENGWQEIHQACRYGNVQHLEHLLFYGADMSSQNASGNTALHLCALYNQDSCARVLLFRGANKDIKNYNNQTAFQVAIIAGNFDLAEIIKIHKTSDVVVPFRETPSYTKRRRGVSRTTAGNGLSSPRSLIRSASDNALESPASSPGPSLQSLETHHDTHTHSLRRHTRRLSPSGGGHVETSPPSSPPLTPQMRKRRLYSAVPGRTFIATRSHVPQGAGEIQLHRGERVKVLSIGEGGFWEGSVKGRTGWFPAECVEEVQMRQYDPRLETREDRTKRLFRHYTVGSYDNYTSYSDYVIEEKTAVLQKRESEGFGFVLRGAKAETPIEEFAPTPAFPALQYLESVDQGGVAWRAGLRTGDFLIEVNGADVVKVGHRQVVSLIRQGGSRLLMKVVSVSRKSETNLIRKKAPPPPKRAPSTSLTLRSKSMTADLEEIEKLDEMLAGGQQEVVLRARPTDDFRAATVKQRPTSRRITQAEINSLFERQGLVPPSAPEKSTMALPRGMSRTKSFGTPEDDRITALINESRFPRSSSLTDSFIPPPPQTAPPPPPSASSTSSIFLLDSGPPPSFLPPPPPARGDGLTRSSFKPGAEPRLQDISDTPPRSHAHAERQRKARSMIILQDMPPQLQTDAHGSTHTLHTATHTATHTLHTATHTSTLSLHSTSPALGHSPLSRRRGRPIENPYANVGQQAPPSKPQRRKSPLLKQLPVEEQGLGMKDHDSSKLEIPGAPSRAELYQQQVLSERARVQGRRSSLFLSVEGSGSENQVPPLLTQSHSMDDLGELPPPAPVLSPSPTPHTFLHPLTGKPLDPSSPLALALAARERALTARTPSPEPRLKHVSASTTPIPTPAASPEGRHKRTPIPTPQSSPEPRSKRTTPQTSPEQRTKRTTPQTSPELRHKRITPPLFPDGQVERPETEGGVTSPAGPSPERWRPTPLPTLANETHPSLIDRRRSLTVGSSEEDGGAYTVTLPPALLSSSDEETREELRRIGLVTPPPAFATSPAPPPSSLTLFTRRGVEGGGGEGADSLVRRVDDEEGGEERLLESTSPSSLPPSITLASPPAPTSPTSPPAAQPSPSSPATSPIALKPRLRSPIGRGRSALRDPLLKQSSDSELLPSAASSSSPSSPLCSSPTSGGGRQPRYLFQRRSKLWGGGDDRGDERRGLSPEEGGGRPAALGGQGSGSAVDLTNRSASALELSGRAGSGLDLANRLQLLNKDSHSLGEEPSPLDPGRRSPVGGARLFSSLGELHTISQRGYGASYTVRPGSRYPVTRRSPSPSPSPSERPMGHTSSGSERPDLSSGRGLTILKSSSLSLPSEPKEVRFVMRSASARTRSRSPSPSPHASPCPSPVLSGPLLALRPWRQRPLNLWNKYDVGDWLESIGLAEHRQRFQEHEIEGSHLPALAKDDYMELGVTRLGHRINIERALRQLLDGST